The window GTACAAGCCTATCAATTAGGTATCTCAATTCATAAATGGCGCGTTATATTAATTATTATTAGTGGTGTATTAATTGGTCTTAGTGTGGCGATAGCGGGGGCAATAAGTTTTATTGGTTTAGTTATTCCTCATATATTGAGATTAAGCGGTTTAACAGATAACCGCGTATTATTAATTGGTTCTGCTGTGGCGGGTGCGTTAGGGTTATTAACTGCAGATTTACTGTCTCGGTTATTAATTGCCAATGCTGAAGTTCCTATTGGTGTTATTACGGCAACGCTAGGGGCACCGATATTTATTTTCTTGTTAATTCGTCACCAACAATGGCGGTAAAAGTGATGGATAATAAACTGATTATTGATATTAAAAATATTACCATCGATACTCGACTAGTTAATGTTTCAACTCAAGTCCTGGCTGGACAACAAATTCATCTATTGGGTGCTAATGGTGCGGGGAAAAGTACATTGCTAGCTGCAATAAGTGGCTATTTACCTGTGGATGGCGATATTTTAATAGGTGGAAAAAGTATACGGCAGTATCGTATTGCTCAATTGAGCCAACAACGTGCTTATCTTTCACAGTTGGTTAACTCCCCCCCTATACTTAAAGTTTTTCAATATGTTGGCCTGTTTTCGCCTAACACAATATTTTCTACAGGTATTTTTGAACGATTATGTACAGACTTTCAACTCACATCACTATTAAGTAAGCCTATTAGCCAACTTTCTGGTGGAGAATGGCAGAGAGTTCGAATTATAGCTGCATTTTTGCAGGTCTGGGACAGCCAGCAATGCGAAGGAAAATTTATATTATTGGATGAGCCAACCAATAATTTAGACATTATTCAGCAATCAATGCTTGATAAATGGATTAAATATTTTTGTGATTGCTTAGGAACCGTTATAATGAGTGGTCATGACCTTAGTCATTCGTATAAAAATGCATCTTGTATTTGGATGATGAAACAAGGGCAGTTAGTTGCAATAGGGAAACCAGAGTGCGTCATGACAGAAAAAAAATTATCTGACATATTTATGTCTGAAATTAAGTTAGCGCACAGCA is drawn from Providencia huaxiensis and contains these coding sequences:
- a CDS encoding vitamin B12 ABC transporter ATP-binding protein BtuD — protein: MDNKLIIDIKNITIDTRLVNVSTQVLAGQQIHLLGANGAGKSTLLAAISGYLPVDGDILIGGKSIRQYRIAQLSQQRAYLSQLVNSPPILKVFQYVGLFSPNTIFSTGIFERLCTDFQLTSLLSKPISQLSGGEWQRVRIIAAFLQVWDSQQCEGKFILLDEPTNNLDIIQQSMLDKWIKYFCDCLGTVIMSGHDLSHSYKNASCIWMMKQGQLVAIGKPECVMTEKKLSDIFMSEIKLAHSTSHRVWQVINLVDAQ